CGGCTATTGGTTCTATCAATGTTGATGATGTTGTTTCCAAACTCATAGCTTCGCTTGAGCGTGTTGCTGCTGAGACTGCTAACAACGAGCTGAAGACGAGTAATAGTAACCTCGCTGAACAGAGCGAAGGTGTGAGTTCTACTAAAGCTCCGCTTTTGGGGAGGTCAAGCAAGCAAGAGAAGAAGCGAGGGAAAGATCATGTCGTCTCGGTTAGAGGCGCTGAGCTTGACGAACACAGGAACTCTAATGATAGAGCCGATCGTTGCGAAGCTTCGTCTGCAGCAGAGACATCCTCGCAGAAGGATTGTGTACCCAGAAGAGGACGTTCCGGTTCTCATAGCTTTGAATGGAAATGGCGGCGCCTAGTTCAGATTGTTCTTGCTATCGATGCTGCTATTTGCTTGACTCTGTTTTGTGTCTGGTTGGCTATTTGTGAGGGTATCAAGTGCACACGTTCTTGATTGGAAAATAAAGTCGAAGTTGAATAGATTCTTTTACAGTCTTGTTAAGTACTATTGTTGAATGTATGTATGTGAAGACTAAGGCTCAAGTTCTACTTATGGCTAATGTGAATGCTTTACTCCATGCTTTCAACTATGTTATGGTAATGACCATCTTTATATGATTAAACTGTTGGAGTAACGAGCTCAATCATCTTCCAACTTGTACAGCCAGATTCAACTGACCAATTATAGCCACCTGCTAAGTTGTGATGTGTCAACGTGTAACAGATAGTTCACATCAAAATCGTGAATTTTGGCACGTTACTAATAGCAACTTCAATTGAATATAGAATCAAACGTATATTTCATTCTGTTTTGGTATATTGGTATTCAGTACTTGAAGGATAATAAGTATGGAAAGATACGATCATCATTGCATTCAACGATAAAGAGAGTTTATAATAAGATGAACCTTTTTCATGCTTATAGTTCCAGTACTTACTATGATGCGGATACAAAGTGAATTAGAATGCATACCTTTAAGAGGCACATGTGTATTAAAGTAGTAATCGAAGTTATACCTTGAGGATTTAACAGAATAAGCTTCTCTGCACAAACCCACTGAACCAAAGGAAGACCATGAGTCTTAATGGCCAACAAGGCTGTGTCATTTGCAAACCAAACTACAATTAACATTAGCACCTCTGATTTTTCACAAGTTgtcaaaataaagaaacaaacatatagATCATGCCTACCTGAAGGAATGCCTATATCCAAAATATGTTGATTGAacttgaaccaaaccaaaaactgaATTGCTATATGAATATATGAAATACCATTTATATATCAGTTCTCATTAATTctgaaataaccaaatatctaaaaatactatttagcAACTGAATATTTTCATCCATAAAAACCGAATTACTTTAATATTTGTatctaaaatattcaaaa
The window above is part of the Brassica napus cultivar Da-Ae chromosome C3, Da-Ae, whole genome shotgun sequence genome. Proteins encoded here:
- the LOC106423438 gene encoding phytolongin Phyl1.1-like; translated protein: MGLIKNTVHYCCVSRDNQILYAYNGGDQSNESLAGLCLEKTPPFHAWYFESIGKRRFGFLIGDGFVYFAIVDEALGKASVLKFLEHLRDEFKKAARKNCRGSFTAAIGSINVDDVVSKLIASLERVAAETANNELKTSNSNLAEQSEGVSSTKAPLLGRSSKQEKKRGKDHVVSVRGAELDEHRNSNDRADRCEASSAAETSSQKDCVPRRGRSGSHSFEWKWRRLVQIVLAIDAAICLTLFCVWLAICEGIKCTRS